The genomic interval AGTTAAGTCGGTCAAGgcaataattacaataataaatataggAGATACTATCTCTATTTACATGATAAGATATGCctatacaataaatataaagttcataatatattttcaacagtCTGCAATGTGATTGCGATTAAGGCTATGTCAGCTACCTTTGACCATGGTTCTCAACTATAGTGGAGGGCATTTAGGAGGAGGACATGTGTCCCACCTCGACTTTGtagttttctaattttttctGCATGTTATTTTCTTCTTGTTTGGTGCCCTAGGGGTATGGTTGGATTGAGGTTTTGGAGGGGAAGAGAGAGGAgggtttatttttcttttttaaattaaggaTGCTATAAAATGTTTCTATAAATGTATGAAGTGTAATTGAAATGCTATATAATCATTTATACTatgattttttcatttttttttaaattctcaaATTATACCAAGATATAGACTAAGCCCTCCAAAGTTCTCCCCTCCAAAACCCAACTCCCTCAAACATACCCTAGATGGCTGGGTGAAGTGTTCCCCATGGCACTTACGGGAATGGATTTTAGATGGTCATGTATCTATGTAGTTGACAATCTCCATCTTATCTTGACTTCGTAGAAGATCTCTCTCGCGTTCCATGTGAGTCTACTTTGCACGATAATAGTCAAGCTTCATCAATTTCTTCTCAGCAACATCTAACTTCACTTTTGTGATTGTCAGTTCCTTGTTCAACTCGTAAAATTTGGCAGAATTTTCCTGAGCCATAGATATTTCAGCCTCCAACTAACTAAAGTAGCCGAGGCTCGACAAAAGTCCTCCTGGTTTGACGAGTTGCACAAGGAACCGACTATCACCAAAGTGAAGTTAGACGCTGCAAAGATGAAAAAGGATTATTATTGTACAGAGAAGACTAGCATGGGGTAACAAAAGAAAGTTTCACATGTGAAGATTAATACGTGAGATCAGAACTTGAAATTATGCCTAACTATATTACTTTGCTAGGTTCCTGATTATATTGACAAGCTTGCCCAAGCTTTAGAATTAAGGTATCGGTTTTGACTACGGATAAAATGGAAATTGCCATCAATATTGGGTATAATGGTATACTATAATTATGCTTTATTTACATGTCTTCACTCTTCATCATGATAATTACTGTTCAAGATGTTTGACATAAATATAAGAATGCAGTTTTCCTTGTCGCTTGTGTCGACAAGGAATGAAAGTATGAAACAgattattataattcatttaGGGATTCCAGAAAATCAAGCATCGGAGAAGGATAGAGTGATATATATTACTTTCTAGATTCTCATTAGGTGTTTCTAGTTTTTAAGTTCTAAGCATTGTTGACAAATTTCCTCCATGACGTTATCGCATGGTGGACTGTGTCATCTGCCATAGATTGCAACACCTTTTATCCCTGCCATGTTACTACCATAAGCCGCAATGCCATATTTATATGGTGAATTTTTGGCTGGCCATCATAATCCGTCATCTGCCATTGATAACATTGGGTCTAAGACTTTGCTTTTAGAGTCATATTATGAACACATGGACAACTTTATCTATCAGTTAAAAAGTGgttattttattgtgtttttgtttAAACTTGTGCAGTTTATGATTATTTCTAAAAGTGGATTTTTCATGCTTGACAGTTATTTCAGTGAAGTCAGCAAGACAGGTAATTGATGCACTGAATGCCAACACATGGACAACTTTATCTATCAGTTAAAAAGTGgttattttattgtgtttttgtttAAACTTGTGCAGTTTATGATTATTTCTAAAAGTGGATTTTTCATGCTTGACAGTTATTTCAGTGAAGTCAGCAAGACAGGTAATTGATGCACTTAATGCCGAGGGAGATCACATAGATCTCATACTAGCTGAAGTTGGTCTTCCGAAGAAGAAGGGCATGAAGATGTTGAAGTACATAGCACGAGACAAAGGATTGCACAGAATTCCTGTTATAAGTAAGATTTGGTTCGTTAATTTGCTGATGAACCAGTAAAAACTCTTGAGTTTAATAAGCAAATTATGCTCTGCTCCTCATCAATGTTTTGAATATGTTGTTTTTGATAAGTGATGTCTGCACAAGATGAGGTATCTGTTGTTGTCAAGTGCTTGAAACTTGGAGCAGCTGACTATCTAGTAAAGCCTTTACGCACAAATGAACTATTAAACTTGTGGACGCACATGTGGAGAAGGAGGCGCATGGTTTGTATTGTCCAACTTCATATATCTATGAATCTTCCCTATTTTGTGGTTCATTCATCCTATTATTAATTTTCGACCAACTTACTGTAAGCATTGGGAAATATGAAATGGATGCCGAGGACTAACTTATGTGTATTTACACCTTTGTTTTGTGCTGTCATCTTTCACCATCACAACCAGTCAACCATTGTATTTAGAAAATTGCATGTGTgctttccattttcatttttgttttcatttcttGTTTTACCTTTTAACTAAAGAAATGTTACCCTTGTTTTCACTTTGTTTTTGTATATCTAGAGCAACGTAATCAAATAGTAGCTATAGTGCTTTAGCatagtggaatttgaacaaattgatGTTGTTCCGCAATACACTATTTAGTACATGTGTTGTCAAATAGAGACTATGGCAGCGCTATAGCACTATTCTCTCCCAGATGACAACATTGATCTAGAGTTTCGTATTGTTTTCACCATTTCCTCTACAGATTTTTGAAAATGGGAAAATGAGTTggtatttttgaaattaatagTAAAACAGAATCAGAGAATGAAAACAAAACCAAACATGCCTGTAGAGTATATAATATATGGAATGTAGACTCTCCACTATAGACtagcttgattctgctctttgCAAACTCAACACTTTTTCTGGATTTCCGTTCCTGCATAGACCTTATTGATTTCAAATTGAAATAGTTGATACATTTATATTTGTTCTGGCAGCTTGGACTTGCAGAGAAGAACATGTTAAATTATGACTTTGATTTGGTAGCATCAGAGCCTAGTGATGCCAATACAAACAGTACCACCTTATTCTCTGATGACACCGATGATAAGTCCAAGAGAAGCATTGTTCCAGAGACAGGAATTTCAGGCCAACAAGAGCAAGAGGTTAGCGTTAAAAAGCAGTATTAGAATAATGCAACAATTTATGTATGCAATGGAACCGTCTCACAAATAAATAAGCATGTGCGTCCTGATAAACCTTGTAAAAGATTAATCTATGCACAGAcgattttttaaattcaacttTGGAGTCACTTTGCAAACTGTTATGACATCGACATGCCTGTTCATGTTAAACGATTTCAGTCTTTTCAAAGGAAATGGGATGTCAAGTGTGATGCTGCTACAGAGGTTAAGTTATATTCCAAGAAGATGTTGGTATGATAACTTATTGATTACTGAGTAAATGCAAATGACTATTTTTAAAAGAACATAAGTAACTATTCAGATTCAAGGCCTAGATATGTTaccctaaaataaattttaagctGCATGGGCATGGAAACAATGAACAGATCAGGAAGTTTATGAAGTAATACTTTGAAATGTGGTATTTCGTTATAAACTGAAGATATAAAAATTCACAACATTGATTACCATAAAAAGACAAAGGGTCACAATTACATTTAGTGCCATTGAGTTACATCTGAATGAGTGTAGGAAAGTGGTGGTGTGTCCCTGCACAGCGCCTCACAAAATTGCAAATACATCTCCAAGTATCtcttttgttaataattttataaactaaattgACCCACGAAAAATATGTTTGAGGACTATTGGACAGCGCCTCACACATTTAGGGGCCAAAATGTCTGTTTATCTGCAAATTTATGCTTGTATAAATGGGTATCTGTTGATGTAGAATTACTCTGATATCTTTTTATTCACCTAGCTACTGCCTAATGGTATTTTTAAACTGTATGAACAGatattgttatattatatatagcTGCTTGTAACTTCAAGTCAGAGATGCTGTCATATGTAGCTATTTGATGTATATAGTTTACCTTTCAGTCTACTGTTGCACTTTCTGCTGCTGTTTATGAAACTCCAGATCTTCATGCATCAGAATGCTTGCCTGATGTCCATGGAATAAATGATCAGCTAACAGGTGTGCTTCTGTTCTTCATTCgtctttttttatatgtaattttATTGGCCTAGCATTGAAGTTATATAGTGTAAATTCCCAAgtagtttttcaaaattttgctAAAACAACCCATTCTGGctattgtattttataaaatgacacGGATAATgatgaaatatggttttctcCTCTATCCTCACTTCTTTTAACcttaaatgtgtattttttttcatgtaACTGAATTACTTGTGGTAGGCTGGTAGCGCGCCTTCTATAGCTCCATAGTTTCTAATCAAAAATGGTTTTATTCTAAAAGGGGATTTTGAGTTCTTGAGGCTGAACAAAAGCTGTGTTTTACTTGCGTGATTACGCTGTTTTTGATTGTTTTCTCTCTGATGATGGTGTAATTTTGTAGCACATTTTTCATCTGGTCCAAAGAAGAGTGAACTAAGGATTGGGGTTGGGGAAACATCAGCCTTCTTCACTTATGTTAAAGCATCAATGCTAAAGAGAAACCTTGAAGGGATTGACCATGTCGACAAAGATGCTGCCTCACATATGAGAGATCTTGAAGGGATTGATGAAGCATGTGTTCAACAAGGGGCTAGTGACCTCAAAATACGTGAAAATCGAGAGACGTGTGAAAGTCAATCGCAAAATGACTTACCCAGCAGCAATATACCTGATTCTTTATCTATTGAGAGATCTTGTACTCCACCTGCATCAATGGAAGGTTCACAGCAAAACCATTACAAGGAAAAAAATTTACATCACGGTCTAATGCATCCAAGAAATGGGACACACTATTCAGAGCTTGAAATATCTGGCGTGGCTGCACAACATGCGTATCCATATTATTTGTCAGGGGTTATTAATCATGTTTTGATGCCTTCTTCGGCACAAATGTATCAAAAGAATGTGCAGGACTTGCAGAATCATGATAGTACATCTATGATTGGGCCCCAGTACAATCATCTTCCACAAGGCGGTCCTCATGCGACCGGCATGATGTCCTTCCCATATTACCCAATGAGTATGTGCTTACAACCGGGTCAGATTCCTACAGCTCATTCATGGCCCTCGTTTGGAGGCTCAAGATCATCCGAAGCAAAATTAACTAAAGTTGATAGAAGAGAAGCAGCGTTGATTAAATTCAGACAGAAGAGGAAAGAGCGTTGCTTTGATAAGAAAATTAGGTATGTCAATCGGAAACAACTGGCTGAAAGAAGGCCTCGTGTGAGGGGACAGTTTGTCAGAAAGTCAAATGGTGCTAATTTGGATCTTAATGGACAGCCTCCTTCCATTgaatatgatgatgatgaagaagacGAAGATGACCGGAGAGCTAGAGATTACTCACCTGGGGATGTTTGAATATGTCAAATTGCTATGTCGTCCAAATGATAATCTTGTCAAGGATCTGCTTCTGTTCCTTGCTTCAATGGAAAGCTGATGCCTCAGCATTAATTGGTCATTACTTGCTTTCATATGTGAGGCATGCTGATCCAGGGTACCCCGTCATCGTTCatagttaggtcattttcagaATATTGCTTCCTCAAATGATTCGTCCAACCCGTGAGATCTTTGGGAAGGTATACCTCCTGTTGGCGATGTCCAATGCGATTGAAAGTATCACACCATGCTTACGCCTTATTGAACTGTTAAAAGCAGGCTGtgctttcatattttattgttaaaacaCTTAAAAGTTGTCCCGAGGAATGAATTATTTTCCCTCACAATTTTCTTTGTACAATTTCTTTTACCTCTACTCTATCTCCCTCGTATTTGATGAGATAAATCTGTAGCGAGTACAGTCAAATCTAACTACTATCCAAAGCCTTTTCTGCCCTTACTTTTCTGTGTATTTGAGTCTTAAATTGCAGAGAATCACAATTGCAGAGAATCACAGGTAAATGGAGTTGATGCGATATCAATCACATTAACAATGTCGGCGCAGCGGGTTTAGATCGCCATCTGGGACTTATTTGAAAATGGAGTATATTCACTTGATTGGCATGAATTTAATTCCTTTGTATAGTCAGAAGCCTAAGATGGAAAATTATCTCAACTATTTTTATACATGAATCATAGAATCAAATACGTCaaatctaaaattatattttgaagagACTGGAGTCTTTTTCATATGTTGGTTTTTGTACTAGTGCGGAATAAAGGAATAGCATGACACTAACACTAGAGGAAAATCCAGTGTTGGCTGGCTTACTAGTAGATTCCCATGTTATTTCATCGTAAGATGAATTCATTCTATAATATGGAACGTTAAGAGAAATTTGCCAAGGCTTTCTTTGTACTTTCGATATTAATTTAGAATgtccaaattaaaattaagtagtTGGATTCGCTACTTCAATTATATTTACGGGGGATATGATTTCGATTTGTTTTATAActtgtaaaaaaacaaaatataactttttaa from Cicer arietinum cultivar CDC Frontier isolate Library 1 chromosome 5, Cicar.CDCFrontier_v2.0, whole genome shotgun sequence carries:
- the TOC1B gene encoding two-component response regulator-like APRR1 isoform X2, whose protein sequence is MESEGFNLNRETSGGNNGGKIGDGFVDRSKVRILLCDSDVNSSQEVVTLLLRCCYQVISVKSARQVIDALNAEGDHIDLILAEVGLPKKKGMKMLKYIARDKGLHRIPVIMMSAQDEVSVVVKCLKLGAADYLVKPLRTNELLNLWTHMWRRRRMLGLAEKNMLNYDFDLVASEPSDANTNSTTLFSDDTDDKSKRSIVPETGISGQQEQESTVALSAAVYETPDLHASECLPDVHGINDQLTAHFSSGPKKSELRIGVGETSAFFTYVKASMLKRNLEGIDHVDKDAASHMRDLEGIDEACVQQGASDLKIRENRETCESQSQNDLPSSNIPDSLSIERSCTPPASMEGSQQNHYKEKNLHHGLMHPRNGTHYSELEISGVAAQHAYPYYLSGVINHVLMPSSAQMYQKNVQDLQNHDSTSMIGPQYNHLPQGGPHATGMMSFPYYPMSMCLQPGQIPTAHSWPSFGGSRSSEAKLTKVDRREAALIKFRQKRKERCFDKKIRYVNRKQLAERRPRVRGQFVRKSNGANLDLNGQPPSIEYDDDEEDEDDRRARDYSPGDV
- the TOC1B gene encoding two-component response regulator-like APRR1 isoform X1; its protein translation is MESEGFNLNRETSGGNNGGKIGDGFVDRSKVRILLCDSDVNSSQEVVTLLLRCCYQVISVKSARQVIDALNAEGDHIDLILAEVGLPKKKGMKMLKYIARDKGLHRIPVIMMSAQDEVSVVVKCLKLGAADYLVKPLRTNELLNLWTHMWRRRRMLGLAEKNMLNYDFDLVASEPSDANTNSTTLFSDDTDDKSKRSIVPETGISGQQEQESFQRKWDVKCDAATEVKLYSKKMLSTVALSAAVYETPDLHASECLPDVHGINDQLTAHFSSGPKKSELRIGVGETSAFFTYVKASMLKRNLEGIDHVDKDAASHMRDLEGIDEACVQQGASDLKIRENRETCESQSQNDLPSSNIPDSLSIERSCTPPASMEGSQQNHYKEKNLHHGLMHPRNGTHYSELEISGVAAQHAYPYYLSGVINHVLMPSSAQMYQKNVQDLQNHDSTSMIGPQYNHLPQGGPHATGMMSFPYYPMSMCLQPGQIPTAHSWPSFGGSRSSEAKLTKVDRREAALIKFRQKRKERCFDKKIRYVNRKQLAERRPRVRGQFVRKSNGANLDLNGQPPSIEYDDDEEDEDDRRARDYSPGDV